A genomic region of Nymphaea colorata isolate Beijing-Zhang1983 chromosome 2, ASM883128v2, whole genome shotgun sequence contains the following coding sequences:
- the LOC116248577 gene encoding uncharacterized protein LOC116248577 isoform X3: MTTKKCDYSFFGRCTCSSTGHGLTETTNWRPFQVKILLVVPLVVIAFCVGSNFFVSDSEEKASRWAEIAPLEAPERSRCKIQYRARGTESLPRGIVSATSDFERRSLWGVSRDQEKAKKSLLAIAVGINQKENVDNIVKKFPPTNFTIMLFHYDGVVDQWRDFPWSESTLHISAINQTKWWFAKRFLHPDIVAEYSYIFLWDEDLDVDHFHPASRYLFIVEEEGLEISQPALDPIKSAVHHRITVRSANSRVHRRAYKFHGSGRCYENSTAPPCTGWVEMMAPVFSRAAWRCAWHMIQNDLIHAWGLDMRLGYCAQGERSTNVGVVDSEYLVHLGMRTLGHPRGNKALDDSPASSTRSEVRKQCLRELEIFRERWDKAVMDDDCWTDPYPPATSGSKTS; the protein is encoded by the exons ATGACAACAAAGAAATGTGACTATAGTTTTTTCGGCAGATGCACTTGTTCTTCGACA GGACATGGGCTAACAGAAACCACAAACTGGAGACCTTTTCAAGTCAAAATCCTTTTGGTGGTGCCATTGGTAGTTATTGCTTTTTGCGTGGGAAGCAATTTCTTTGTCTCCGATTCAGAGGAA AAAGCATCAAGGTGGGCAGAAATTGCCCCTTTGGAAGCACCAGAGCGTAGTCGATGCAAG ATTCAGTATCGTGCTCGTGGAACTGAGTCATTGCCGAGAGGTATAGTGAGTGCAACTTCTGATTTTGAAAGGAGGAGTCTTTGGGGCGTTTCCAGAGATCAG gaaaaagctaaGAAAAGTCTACTGGCAATAGCAGTTGGTATTAATCAGAAGGAAAATGTGGATAATATAGTGAAGAAG TTTCCACCAACCAACTTCACAATCATGCTCTTCCACTATGATGGAGTTGTTGATCAATGGCGGGACTTTCCATGGAGTGAAAGCACGTTGCATATCTCTGCAATTAACCAAACAAAATG GTGGTTTGCTAAGCGTTTCTTGCATCCAGACATAGTTGCTGAATATAGCTATATTTTCCTATGGGATGAGGATCTTGATGTTGACCATTTTCACCCTGCAAG CAGGTACTTGTTTATCGTTGAAGAAGAAGGACTAGAAATATCTCAGCCAGCGCTGGACCCAATTAAGTCAGCAGTGCATCACAGAATTACTGTGCGTTCAGCAAATTCAAGAGTTCATAG AAGAGCATACAAGTTTCATGGCAGTGGGAGGTGTTATGAGAACAGTACTGCCCCACCATGCACCGG GTGGGTAGAGATGATGGCCCCAGTGTTCTCAAGAGCAGCCTGGCGCTGTGCATGGCACATGATCCAG AACGACTTGATCCATGCTTGGGGCTTGGACATGAGGCTTGGTTACTGTGCACAG GGCGAGAGGAGCACAAATGTTGGTGTAGTTGACAGTGAGTATCTTGTCCATCTTGGTATGCGCACGCTTGGACATCCGCGTGGAAACAAG GCACTCGATGACTCGCCTGCGAGCAGTACAAGATCTGAG GTGAGGAAACAGTGCCTCAGGGAGCTAGAGATTTTCCGGGAGAGATGGGACAAGGCAGTGATGGATGATGATTGCTGGACTGACCCATATCCGCCTGCCACAAGCGGGAGCAAGACATCATAA
- the LOC116249274 gene encoding uncharacterized protein LOC116249274 codes for MPSFLRYSPSIPVSPSYKGHQSPLSLLKRDGYFISESQRKGGRLKKGLPLGSPRLSADDIGRVAVSSRRGSINLVSFCYRENPSADGGENVDVDSRVSAEREGNGIPEDNGFNVEVGNPTVPVYMRASRMSLGDQAFFLLAFVACTTSIAFTSLVVAAIPTLFAMGRAATSLSKLADAAREELPSTMAAIRLSGMEISDLTLELSDLSREIADGVTKSAQAVQAAEAGIRQIGALARDRTVSMIQDTASKPMNSLQPVVAGAARRTSQAVGHARRTFMNIISRREFISDGEDDASDRIEV; via the exons ATGCCTTCCTTCTTGCGTTATTCGCCGTCCATACCAGTGTCTCCGAGCTACAAGGGCCACCAGTCTCCTCTATCCCTTCTAAAAAGAGATGGGTATTTCATTTCGGAGAGCCAGAGGAAGGGTGGCCGTCTGAAGAAGGGCCTACCTCTGGGAAGTCCGAGGCTTTCTGCTGACGATATTGGAAGGGTCGCCGTGAGTTCCAGGCGTGGATCGATAAACTTGGTGAGTTTTTGCTATAGAGAGAATCCATCTGCAGATGGCGGAGAAAACGTCGACGTTGATTCGAGGGTGAGCgcggaaagagaaggaaatggaattCCTGAGGACAATGGCTTCAACGTTGAAGTCGGTAACCCTACCGTGCCAGTTTACATGCGGGCGTCTCGGATGAGCCTCGGCGATCAGGCGTTCTTTCTCTTGGCTTTTGTTGCCTGCACG ACTTCTATAGCATTTACAAGTTTGGTTGTTGCAGCAATTCCAACTTTATTT GCAATGGGAAGAGCTGCAACATCTCTCTCAAAGCTGGCAGATGCTGCTCGTGAGGAGCTACCAAGTACGATGGCTGCTATCAGGCTTTCAGGGATGGAGATCAGTGATCTTACCCTTGAACTGAGTGATCTCAG TCGAGAGATAGCTGATGGTGTAACCAAGTCAGCACAGGCAGTCCAGGCTGCTGAAGCTGGAATACGGCAGATTGGTGCTTTAGCACGGGATCGAACTGTTT CAATGATACAGGATACTGCAAGCAAGCCCATGAATTCCCTGCAGCCTGTGGTTGCAGGAGCAGCAAGAAGAACATCACAAGCAGTTGGTCATGCTAGGCGGACATTTATGAACATAATTTCTAGACGAGAATTCATCTCAGATGGTGAAGATGATGCATCTGATAGGATAGAAGTGTGA
- the LOC116248577 gene encoding uncharacterized protein LOC116248577 isoform X1 has protein sequence MQPFTDKRRKMTTKKCDYSFFGRCTCSSTGHGLTETTNWRPFQVKILLVVPLVVIAFCVGSNFFVSDSEEKASRWAEIAPLEAPERSRCKIQYRARGTESLPRGIVSATSDFERRSLWGVSRDQEKAKKSLLAIAVGINQKENVDNIVKKFPPTNFTIMLFHYDGVVDQWRDFPWSESTLHISAINQTKWWFAKRFLHPDIVAEYSYIFLWDEDLDVDHFHPASRYLFIVEEEGLEISQPALDPIKSAVHHRITVRSANSRVHRRAYKFHGSGRCYENSTAPPCTGWVEMMAPVFSRAAWRCAWHMIQNDLIHAWGLDMRLGYCAQGERSTNVGVVDSEYLVHLGMRTLGHPRGNKALDDSPASSTRSEVRKQCLRELEIFRERWDKAVMDDDCWTDPYPPATSGSKTS, from the exons ATGCAACCGTTTACTGATAAAAGAAG GAAGATGACAACAAAGAAATGTGACTATAGTTTTTTCGGCAGATGCACTTGTTCTTCGACA GGACATGGGCTAACAGAAACCACAAACTGGAGACCTTTTCAAGTCAAAATCCTTTTGGTGGTGCCATTGGTAGTTATTGCTTTTTGCGTGGGAAGCAATTTCTTTGTCTCCGATTCAGAGGAA AAAGCATCAAGGTGGGCAGAAATTGCCCCTTTGGAAGCACCAGAGCGTAGTCGATGCAAG ATTCAGTATCGTGCTCGTGGAACTGAGTCATTGCCGAGAGGTATAGTGAGTGCAACTTCTGATTTTGAAAGGAGGAGTCTTTGGGGCGTTTCCAGAGATCAG gaaaaagctaaGAAAAGTCTACTGGCAATAGCAGTTGGTATTAATCAGAAGGAAAATGTGGATAATATAGTGAAGAAG TTTCCACCAACCAACTTCACAATCATGCTCTTCCACTATGATGGAGTTGTTGATCAATGGCGGGACTTTCCATGGAGTGAAAGCACGTTGCATATCTCTGCAATTAACCAAACAAAATG GTGGTTTGCTAAGCGTTTCTTGCATCCAGACATAGTTGCTGAATATAGCTATATTTTCCTATGGGATGAGGATCTTGATGTTGACCATTTTCACCCTGCAAG CAGGTACTTGTTTATCGTTGAAGAAGAAGGACTAGAAATATCTCAGCCAGCGCTGGACCCAATTAAGTCAGCAGTGCATCACAGAATTACTGTGCGTTCAGCAAATTCAAGAGTTCATAG AAGAGCATACAAGTTTCATGGCAGTGGGAGGTGTTATGAGAACAGTACTGCCCCACCATGCACCGG GTGGGTAGAGATGATGGCCCCAGTGTTCTCAAGAGCAGCCTGGCGCTGTGCATGGCACATGATCCAG AACGACTTGATCCATGCTTGGGGCTTGGACATGAGGCTTGGTTACTGTGCACAG GGCGAGAGGAGCACAAATGTTGGTGTAGTTGACAGTGAGTATCTTGTCCATCTTGGTATGCGCACGCTTGGACATCCGCGTGGAAACAAG GCACTCGATGACTCGCCTGCGAGCAGTACAAGATCTGAG GTGAGGAAACAGTGCCTCAGGGAGCTAGAGATTTTCCGGGAGAGATGGGACAAGGCAGTGATGGATGATGATTGCTGGACTGACCCATATCCGCCTGCCACAAGCGGGAGCAAGACATCATAA
- the LOC116248577 gene encoding uncharacterized protein LOC116248577 isoform X2 produces MQPFTDKRRKMTTKKCDYSFFGRCTCSSTGHGLTETTNWRPFQVKILLVVPLVVIAFCVGSNFFVSDSEEKASRWAEIAPLEAPERSRCKIQYRARGTESLPRGIVSATSDFERRSLWGVSRDQEKAKKSLLAIAVGINQKENVDNIVKKFPPTNFTIMLFHYDGVVDQWRDFPWSESTLHISAINQTKWWFAKRFLHPDIVAEYSYIFLWDEDLDVDHFHPARYLFIVEEEGLEISQPALDPIKSAVHHRITVRSANSRVHRRAYKFHGSGRCYENSTAPPCTGWVEMMAPVFSRAAWRCAWHMIQNDLIHAWGLDMRLGYCAQGERSTNVGVVDSEYLVHLGMRTLGHPRGNKALDDSPASSTRSEVRKQCLRELEIFRERWDKAVMDDDCWTDPYPPATSGSKTS; encoded by the exons ATGCAACCGTTTACTGATAAAAGAAG GAAGATGACAACAAAGAAATGTGACTATAGTTTTTTCGGCAGATGCACTTGTTCTTCGACA GGACATGGGCTAACAGAAACCACAAACTGGAGACCTTTTCAAGTCAAAATCCTTTTGGTGGTGCCATTGGTAGTTATTGCTTTTTGCGTGGGAAGCAATTTCTTTGTCTCCGATTCAGAGGAA AAAGCATCAAGGTGGGCAGAAATTGCCCCTTTGGAAGCACCAGAGCGTAGTCGATGCAAG ATTCAGTATCGTGCTCGTGGAACTGAGTCATTGCCGAGAGGTATAGTGAGTGCAACTTCTGATTTTGAAAGGAGGAGTCTTTGGGGCGTTTCCAGAGATCAG gaaaaagctaaGAAAAGTCTACTGGCAATAGCAGTTGGTATTAATCAGAAGGAAAATGTGGATAATATAGTGAAGAAG TTTCCACCAACCAACTTCACAATCATGCTCTTCCACTATGATGGAGTTGTTGATCAATGGCGGGACTTTCCATGGAGTGAAAGCACGTTGCATATCTCTGCAATTAACCAAACAAAATG GTGGTTTGCTAAGCGTTTCTTGCATCCAGACATAGTTGCTGAATATAGCTATATTTTCCTATGGGATGAGGATCTTGATGTTGACCATTTTCACCCTGCAAG GTACTTGTTTATCGTTGAAGAAGAAGGACTAGAAATATCTCAGCCAGCGCTGGACCCAATTAAGTCAGCAGTGCATCACAGAATTACTGTGCGTTCAGCAAATTCAAGAGTTCATAG AAGAGCATACAAGTTTCATGGCAGTGGGAGGTGTTATGAGAACAGTACTGCCCCACCATGCACCGG GTGGGTAGAGATGATGGCCCCAGTGTTCTCAAGAGCAGCCTGGCGCTGTGCATGGCACATGATCCAG AACGACTTGATCCATGCTTGGGGCTTGGACATGAGGCTTGGTTACTGTGCACAG GGCGAGAGGAGCACAAATGTTGGTGTAGTTGACAGTGAGTATCTTGTCCATCTTGGTATGCGCACGCTTGGACATCCGCGTGGAAACAAG GCACTCGATGACTCGCCTGCGAGCAGTACAAGATCTGAG GTGAGGAAACAGTGCCTCAGGGAGCTAGAGATTTTCCGGGAGAGATGGGACAAGGCAGTGATGGATGATGATTGCTGGACTGACCCATATCCGCCTGCCACAAGCGGGAGCAAGACATCATAA